In Mesorhizobium sp. INR15, a genomic segment contains:
- a CDS encoding IS3 family transposase (programmed frameshift) codes for MKTRRRFTADFKAKVALEAIRGERTISELATKHQLHPNQITQWKRQAIENLAKAFDDKAADAQVGREAEVTKLHAKIGQLVVERDFLAKTFRSLSLDRRRMMINPDHPRLSIRRQCELVSISRASFYRQPVDETPETLKLMRVIDEAFMEMPWYGSRQMARHLRRQGCCVGRKRVRRLMRKIGLSPIYQAPKTSTPHPQHRIYPYLLRHLAIERPDQVWCADVTYIPMRRGFLYLVAVMDWFSRKVLAWRLSNTMDADFCVAALEEAIARYGRPDMFNTDQGSQFTSFAFTSTLKDAGIRISMDGRGRWMDNVFIERLWRSLKYECVFLSAFETGSEARKGIGSWIDYYNRLRPHSTFSGRTPDEVYAIAEMTELLAA; via the exons CGACGAAGCATCAGCTTCACCCCAACCAGATCACGCAGTGGAAGCGGCAGGCCATCGAGAACCTGGCCAAGGCGTTCGACGACAAGGCCGCGGATGCGCAGGTCGGCCGGGAAGCCGAGGTAACGAAGCTTCACGCCAAGATCGGCCAGCTCGTGGTCGAGCGGGATTTTTTGGCCAAGACCT TTCGATCGCTGAGCCTGGATCGGAGGAGAATGATGATCAATCCCGATCACCCACGGCTCTCGATCCGCCGCCAGTGCGAGCTTGTCTCGATCTCGCGGGCGTCATTCTATCGACAGCCCGTCGACGAGACGCCCGAGACCCTCAAACTGATGCGCGTCATCGACGAGGCCTTCATGGAAATGCCCTGGTATGGCTCCAGACAGATGGCGCGGCATCTGCGGCGTCAGGGTTGCTGCGTCGGCCGCAAGCGGGTCCGGCGGCTGATGCGCAAGATTGGCTTATCGCCGATCTACCAGGCGCCGAAGACCAGCACGCCGCATCCTCAGCACCGCATCTATCCCTACCTGCTGCGGCACCTGGCGATCGAACGGCCGGACCAGGTCTGGTGCGCCGACGTGACCTATATCCCGATGCGGCGCGGCTTTCTCTACCTCGTCGCCGTCATGGACTGGTTCAGCCGCAAGGTGCTCGCCTGGCGGCTGTCGAACACGATGGATGCCGACTTCTGCGTTGCCGCGCTTGAAGAGGCGATCGCCCGCTACGGCAGGCCCGACATGTTCAACACGGATCAGGGAAGCCAGTTCACCAGCTTCGCCTTCACGTCGACGCTGAAGGACGCTGGGATCCGCATCTCCATGGACGGGCGCGGCCGCTGGATGGACAACGTCTTCATCGAGCGGCTATGGCGAAGCCTCAAATACGAATGCGTCTTCCTCAGCGCCTTCGAGACCGGCAGCGAGGCGCGCAAAGGCATCGGTTCCTGGATTGACTATTACAATCGGCTGCGCCCGCACTCTACCTTCTCCGGCAGGACGCCCGACGAGGTCTATGCTATCGCAGAAATGACGGAGCTATTGGCGGCGTAG
- a CDS encoding pilus assembly protein TadG-related protein, giving the protein MIRQFGSDRRGNYALMTVLAMVPLMGALAIGVDYTELTRQRQDTLNEVVPLGETVWRLG; this is encoded by the coding sequence ATGATTAGACAATTCGGAAGCGACAGGCGTGGCAACTATGCACTGATGACAGTGCTGGCGATGGTGCCGCTGATGGGTGCCCTTGCGATAGGCGTCGACTACACCGAACTGACGCGCCAACGGCAGGACACGTTGAATGAGGTGGTCCCGCTTGGTGAGACAGTTTGGCGGCTTGGCTAA
- a CDS encoding ATP-binding protein codes for MNRFSLLRSTPFRLALTFAFLFVLAFVLSGSIVYQMMSANLNSRLDRSIRETYSIIAATYGGNDIDDLIATVESHMSMSPTKEQLFSLANSSGKQLAGNFVATALPEGFSVISANAPGVPADAAYRAYSGSIGGNNLTVAFNLSETEELEQIVLMSFGWGTLIITGLALTGGALLASRVQRRLDGIAATMVEVSHGTLDARIPLIGSGDDIDVVSGQVNAALDRLSALVDGMKQVSANIAHDLKTPLNRLQLILDVASQKTASGQEVSDDLVEARAEGTQINETFDALLRIAQIEAGARKARFTDLDLSEVVETIAEIYADVAEDDGKSLSSIALQSGNVIHGDRELLTQLFANLVENALRHCPTGTSIELSVIRQADHILAKVSDNGPGIPAGEREKVFQRLYRLDSSRSTPGSGLGLSLVRAIVDLHGATAVLQDCQPGLAVVVSFPVTKSSTSQIRSGSQAYR; via the coding sequence ATGAACCGCTTTAGCCTGCTTCGCAGCACGCCATTCCGGCTTGCGCTGACATTCGCGTTCCTGTTCGTGCTTGCCTTCGTGCTATCGGGCTCCATCGTGTATCAGATGATGAGTGCCAATCTCAATAGTCGCCTCGATCGATCGATCCGCGAGACCTACTCGATCATAGCGGCCACGTATGGCGGCAATGACATTGATGATCTGATCGCAACAGTCGAAAGCCACATGTCGATGAGTCCCACGAAAGAGCAGCTCTTCTCGCTGGCCAACTCTTCCGGCAAACAGTTAGCCGGAAACTTTGTCGCGACGGCACTTCCAGAAGGATTTTCTGTAATCAGCGCGAATGCACCAGGAGTGCCCGCCGATGCGGCCTACCGAGCCTATTCCGGTTCGATCGGAGGAAACAACCTGACCGTCGCGTTCAACCTTTCGGAGACCGAGGAGCTGGAGCAGATCGTTCTGATGAGTTTTGGCTGGGGAACGCTGATCATTACGGGCCTGGCCCTGACCGGAGGTGCCTTGCTGGCTTCGCGTGTCCAGCGCCGCCTGGACGGAATTGCCGCGACGATGGTGGAGGTTTCGCATGGAACACTTGACGCACGCATTCCACTCATAGGAAGTGGCGATGACATCGACGTTGTCTCCGGCCAAGTCAATGCCGCGCTCGACCGCCTGTCGGCACTTGTCGACGGTATGAAGCAAGTCAGCGCCAACATCGCGCATGATCTGAAGACACCGTTGAATCGCCTCCAGCTGATTTTGGATGTTGCGTCCCAGAAAACCGCTTCCGGCCAAGAGGTTTCCGACGATCTGGTGGAAGCGCGCGCCGAAGGTACTCAGATCAACGAGACCTTCGACGCACTACTGCGCATCGCCCAGATCGAAGCCGGCGCGCGAAAAGCACGCTTCACCGATCTGGATCTCAGTGAGGTGGTGGAAACCATCGCCGAAATCTACGCCGACGTTGCCGAGGATGACGGAAAATCGCTTTCGTCCATTGCGCTTCAGTCGGGAAATGTAATCCACGGGGACCGCGAACTGCTGACGCAGCTCTTCGCCAATCTAGTTGAAAATGCCTTGCGGCACTGCCCCACAGGCACTTCCATCGAATTGTCGGTGATCCGGCAGGCAGACCATATTCTGGCAAAGGTCAGCGACAATGGACCCGGCATTCCCGCCGGGGAGCGCGAGAAGGTGTTTCAGCGGCTCTACCGGCTCGATAGCAGCCGGTCCACGCCCGGAAGCGGTCTCGGCCTCAGCCTGGTGCGTGCCATAGTCGATCTGCACGGGGCGACTGCTGTTCTTCAGGACTGCCAACCGGGTTTGGCGGTGGTAGTAAGCTTTCCGGTCACGAAATCGTCGACTTCGCAAATACGAAGCGGAAGCCAAGCTTACCGTTGA
- a CDS encoding winged helix-turn-helix domain-containing protein — MRLLLVEDDLRTADYVMKGLSEAGHVCDLFRNGHDAFFAATRGAYDVIIADRMIPGLDGLSMIKAVRAAGVRTPTIFLTSIGGVDDRVEGLEAGGDDYLVKPFSFSELLARIYALSRRPAAQEQKTTLRVGDLEMDLIMRRVTRQGHAIELQRREFSLLEVLMRGEGRVITRTMLLERVWDFHFDPKTSVVETHISRLRTKIDKPFESQLIHTVRNTGYSLHEPL, encoded by the coding sequence ATGCGCCTTCTTCTTGTCGAAGACGATCTGCGAACGGCCGATTATGTCATGAAAGGCCTGAGCGAGGCGGGTCATGTCTGCGATCTCTTTCGAAACGGGCATGACGCCTTCTTCGCCGCTACGCGCGGGGCCTATGACGTGATCATCGCGGACCGGATGATTCCCGGTCTGGATGGTCTTTCCATGATCAAGGCGGTTCGCGCAGCCGGTGTACGCACGCCAACGATCTTTCTGACATCGATCGGTGGCGTCGACGATCGGGTCGAAGGGCTTGAGGCCGGCGGCGACGATTACCTTGTCAAGCCGTTTTCCTTTTCCGAGCTGCTCGCTCGCATCTACGCCCTCAGCCGCCGTCCGGCGGCGCAAGAACAGAAAACCACCTTACGGGTTGGCGACCTCGAGATGGATCTGATCATGCGCCGTGTCACCCGACAGGGTCATGCAATCGAGCTCCAACGGCGGGAGTTCAGCCTGCTGGAAGTCTTGATGCGCGGCGAAGGGCGGGTGATAACCCGGACGATGCTGCTGGAACGCGTCTGGGATTTCCATTTCGATCCCAAGACCAGCGTGGTCGAAACCCATATCAGCCGGCTGCGCACCAAGATCGACAAGCCGTTCGAAAGCCAGCTTATCCATACGGTCCGCAACACGGGCTACAGCCTGCATGAACCGCTTTAG
- a CDS encoding protein-L-isoaspartate O-methyltransferase, with product MALSRRELMLCGAGGLVSAAFASTAAARVPAPLGTPAGPPLTGKADYIQWMQRNRGETPDFLGQRWDRFEQLIVHKDVWDDRDKRAYLLTPRERFVTKSNIARAYEWHYLDIGYGVTITGPHTVARMTNSIDVRHGDKVLEIGTGSGYQSAYLSYLTDKVYSIEIIKPLAARTRGVYDALIAEGYAEYKNISTHTGDGYYGLKEEAPFDRIIVTCGIDHIPPPLLQQLRPNGIMVIPVGPPGAQHVLKVTKKQATDGGITVARSDIYQGGTLSFVPFTKLGQSGISGTHNGD from the coding sequence ATGGCTCTGAGTCGGCGCGAGTTGATGCTCTGCGGTGCGGGAGGACTGGTTTCCGCAGCCTTCGCGAGCACCGCGGCCGCTAGGGTTCCGGCGCCTCTGGGCACCCCCGCCGGCCCTCCCCTGACCGGCAAGGCGGATTACATCCAGTGGATGCAAAGGAATCGCGGCGAAACACCTGATTTCCTCGGCCAGCGCTGGGACCGTTTCGAGCAGTTGATCGTCCACAAGGACGTATGGGACGATCGCGACAAGCGCGCCTATCTGCTGACTCCGCGCGAACGCTTCGTCACCAAGTCGAACATCGCGCGTGCCTATGAATGGCACTATCTCGACATCGGCTATGGCGTGACCATTACCGGGCCGCACACCGTTGCCCGCATGACCAATTCCATAGATGTGCGCCACGGCGACAAGGTGCTGGAGATTGGCACCGGCTCTGGATACCAGTCCGCCTATCTCTCTTATCTCACCGACAAGGTGTATTCGATCGAGATCATCAAGCCGCTGGCCGCCCGCACGCGCGGCGTCTACGACGCGCTCATAGCGGAGGGCTATGCCGAGTACAAAAATATCTCGACCCATACGGGCGATGGCTATTACGGCCTGAAGGAAGAGGCGCCGTTCGACAGGATCATCGTCACCTGCGGCATCGACCACATTCCGCCGCCCCTGCTGCAGCAGCTGCGGCCCAACGGCATCATGGTCATCCCGGTCGGGCCGCCCGGAGCCCAGCATGTGCTGAAGGTCACCAAGAAGCAGGCAACCGACGGTGGCATCACTGTTGCGCGTTCCGACATCTATCAGGGCGGAACCTTGTCTTTCGTACCATTCACAAAACTCGGCCAATCCGGCATCAGCGGCACGCACAACGGCGATTGA
- a CDS encoding class I SAM-dependent methyltransferase, protein MGLINYLPNKQAIERLDIAKRDDVLEIGFGPGWALKAMSRLAHGGTITGVDRSPAMVRLAQARNRTAIGDGKLKLFEGTFEQLPLQNASVDKILAVNVIYFCSPTGTALAEAHRVLRPGGILSIYATDCSSMRKLQFIGPETQQTFDLKSMEDFLGKSAFASDRIEIQKVWLPFGFRGLVARLCKR, encoded by the coding sequence ATGGGTCTGATAAACTACCTGCCAAACAAGCAGGCCATCGAACGACTGGACATCGCCAAACGGGACGATGTGCTCGAAATCGGATTTGGACCGGGCTGGGCACTAAAGGCAATGAGCCGGCTCGCGCATGGCGGTACGATTACCGGGGTTGATCGGTCGCCAGCGATGGTTCGTCTAGCCCAGGCACGAAATCGGACCGCGATCGGCGATGGAAAGCTGAAACTATTCGAGGGCACCTTCGAGCAACTGCCGCTCCAAAACGCATCGGTCGACAAAATTCTGGCCGTCAACGTCATCTATTTCTGTTCTCCGACCGGAACGGCCCTGGCAGAAGCCCATAGGGTTCTGCGTCCGGGCGGAATACTGTCGATCTATGCGACGGATTGCTCTTCCATGAGGAAGTTGCAATTCATTGGCCCTGAAACCCAGCAAACATTTGATCTAAAAAGTATGGAGGATTTCCTGGGCAAGAGCGCATTTGCGTCAGATCGGATCGAGATCCAAAAGGTATGGTTGCCGTTCGGATTTCGCGGCCTGGTGGCACGACTATGCAAGCGGTAA
- a CDS encoding glycosyltransferase family 87 protein has protein sequence MRRKHLLGAQRPVAHQLSVFTYGGVMTISKPVFDRLGLCLWIVGFLVTALLAQLSLDTRSVVFVYRNGAEAFVAGRPLYNVQLEMGYLYAPAFAAFYSPLLALGHHLGDVVWRAICFGVLMLAVLRQVRKLGGHDLNWLLSFGLVLALPMALGAIRNGQATILLTGACWLLTMSALEGRRAETFLWASLAIIAKPTAIVMMLLVAALRPRLIPVLASALLVVLVIPYAFAPLGYINDQYRDFFQMLVSMAVDRSGPFEPADFTSVFASAGYPIPERDATTVRVITALMTLSAVLWFDRKVERGPAGLAIFVLAAFYMCVFNPRVEPNTYAMIAVPAGVAIALLWREEREGALRVALATALVLDGMTGVFFHIHEFFNPWLRPIVVVVIVCTITWEFWARSRDDVPGSGPFAHS, from the coding sequence ATGCGCCGAAAACATCTGCTCGGTGCACAAAGGCCTGTCGCTCATCAGCTTTCAGTTTTCACGTATGGGGGTGTCATGACGATTTCCAAGCCGGTCTTCGACCGTTTGGGTTTATGCCTGTGGATTGTTGGCTTCCTTGTAACGGCCTTGCTGGCTCAGTTGTCGCTCGATACGCGCTCGGTAGTGTTCGTTTACAGGAACGGCGCCGAAGCCTTCGTGGCCGGGCGACCGCTCTATAATGTCCAGCTCGAGATGGGTTATCTCTACGCGCCTGCCTTCGCCGCGTTCTATTCGCCGCTTCTGGCGCTTGGACATCATCTTGGCGACGTGGTGTGGCGTGCGATCTGCTTTGGCGTGTTGATGCTTGCCGTTCTGCGGCAGGTCCGAAAGCTTGGCGGTCATGACCTGAACTGGCTGCTTTCCTTCGGCCTCGTGTTGGCGCTGCCCATGGCGCTCGGAGCGATCCGCAATGGCCAGGCCACGATACTCCTGACCGGCGCCTGCTGGCTGCTCACCATGTCGGCGCTCGAGGGCCGACGCGCGGAGACGTTCCTTTGGGCGTCCCTTGCGATCATCGCAAAGCCGACGGCAATCGTCATGATGCTGCTGGTGGCGGCTCTTCGCCCGCGGCTGATACCGGTGCTCGCATCGGCGCTTCTGGTGGTGCTCGTCATCCCTTATGCGTTTGCGCCCCTTGGCTACATCAACGATCAGTATCGCGATTTCTTCCAGATGCTGGTGTCGATGGCCGTCGACAGAAGCGGCCCCTTTGAACCTGCCGACTTCACTTCGGTTTTCGCTTCAGCCGGCTATCCCATCCCTGAACGTGACGCCACGACCGTGCGGGTCATCACGGCATTGATGACGCTCTCGGCCGTCCTTTGGTTTGACCGAAAGGTCGAGCGGGGTCCGGCGGGATTGGCCATATTCGTTCTGGCTGCCTTTTACATGTGCGTGTTCAATCCACGCGTCGAGCCCAATACTTACGCCATGATCGCCGTGCCCGCTGGTGTTGCCATCGCCTTGCTGTGGCGGGAAGAACGAGAAGGGGCGTTGCGCGTGGCGCTGGCAACAGCACTTGTCCTGGACGGGATGACTGGGGTGTTCTTCCATATCCATGAATTCTTCAATCCGTGGCTCCGGCCGATCGTGGTGGTCGTGATCGTGTGCACCATAACCTGGGAGTTCTGGGCTAGGTCACGGGATGACGTCCCAGGTTCCGGGCCCTTCGCACATAGCTGA
- a CDS encoding transposase, whose protein sequence is MEDETYVRRRRWSSQEKRAVVEEALKSGNVVGTAKRHGIQAQQIYRWRERLEERQEPATFLALSVAPEPVTPSPAPVLDEDSKDCRPASVPDRSPRVEIVLSCGRRIIAEGAFDTDAVLKLARGLEAFR, encoded by the coding sequence GTGGAAGATGAGACCTATGTCCGCCGCCGCCGCTGGAGCTCGCAGGAGAAGCGCGCTGTCGTGGAGGAGGCGCTGAAGAGCGGTAATGTGGTTGGGACAGCGAAGCGCCACGGTATCCAGGCTCAACAGATTTATCGATGGCGGGAGCGGCTCGAAGAGCGGCAGGAGCCTGCGACATTTCTGGCCCTGTCGGTTGCACCCGAACCGGTGACGCCAAGTCCGGCACCGGTGCTGGATGAGGACAGCAAGGATTGCCGTCCAGCATCGGTGCCGGACCGCTCGCCGCGGGTCGAGATCGTCCTGTCCTGCGGCCGGCGGATCATCGCCGAGGGCGCGTTCGACACTGACGCGGTGTTGAAGCTCGCGCGGGGCCTTGAGGCGTTCAGGTGA
- the tnpB gene encoding IS66 family insertion sequence element accessory protein TnpB (TnpB, as the term is used for proteins encoded by IS66 family insertion elements, is considered an accessory protein, since TnpC, encoded by a neighboring gene, is a DDE family transposase.), with the protein MIPVPVGIKVWLATGHTDMRKGFASLALLAQEVLKRDPLGGHLFCFRGRRGDLVKIIWHDGQAANLYVRRLERGRFLWPSPADGVVAITPAQMGYLLSGIDWRNPVETWRPTSVG; encoded by the coding sequence GTGATCCCGGTTCCGGTCGGCATAAAGGTATGGCTGGCTACGGGCCACACCGACATGAGGAAGGGCTTCGCCTCGCTGGCGCTGCTGGCGCAGGAGGTGCTGAAGCGCGATCCGTTGGGCGGGCATCTGTTCTGCTTCCGCGGGCGGCGCGGCGACCTGGTGAAGATCATTTGGCACGACGGGCAGGCGGCGAACCTCTACGTTCGCCGCCTGGAGCGCGGCCGTTTCCTGTGGCCTTCGCCGGCGGATGGCGTTGTCGCGATCACGCCCGCGCAGATGGGCTATCTTCTCTCCGGTATCGACTGGCGCAATCCAGTGGAGACATGGCGGCCAACCTCGGTCGGATGA
- a CDS encoding IS66 family transposase, with protein MILAERAKRIEAEAAASGTQAFIAHLKLMIEKLKRELYGRRSERTARLIDQMELQLAELEAAATEDEIAAEATARQASLPAPTLRRRPVRKPFAEHLPRERVVVPAPTSCPCCGSLKLSKLGEDVTETLEVVPRSWKVIQTVREKFTCRACETITQPPAPFHVTPRGFAGPNLLATILFEKFGQHQPLNRQSERYAREGIYLSVSTLADQVGAATVALKPLHELIARHVMAAERLHADDTTVPILAKGKTDTGRIWTYVRDDRPFGGADPPAALYFASRDRRQEHPDAHLAGWRGILQADAYGGYNGLYDPARPGGSVMSALCWSHARRGFFELADIAASARRGPGAAPVSPIALEAVKRIDTLFDIERGINGLSAEERRRVRQEQSRPLVEDLHAWLGEQRLKLSRSSSVAKPIDYMLKRWGRFALVLDDGRICLTNNAAERSLRGFALGRKAWLFAGSDRGAERAAAMATLITTAKLNGVDPQAWLANVLTRIAGLPQRRLTELLPWSWQTGRADHREAA; from the coding sequence ATGATCCTGGCGGAGCGCGCGAAGAGGATCGAGGCGGAGGCCGCAGCCTCGGGCACGCAGGCCTTCATCGCCCATCTCAAGCTGATGATCGAGAAGCTGAAGCGAGAGCTCTACGGCCGGCGCTCCGAGCGCACGGCGCGGTTGATCGACCAGATGGAGCTCCAGCTCGCGGAGCTTGAGGCGGCCGCCACGGAAGATGAGATCGCGGCGGAGGCGACCGCGCGCCAGGCGTCGCTGCCTGCACCCACCCTACGCCGCCGTCCCGTCCGTAAGCCCTTCGCCGAGCATCTGCCGCGCGAGCGCGTCGTTGTGCCAGCCCCGACCTCGTGCCCATGCTGCGGCTCGCTGAAGCTGTCGAAGCTGGGCGAGGATGTCACCGAGACGCTGGAGGTGGTCCCGCGATCCTGGAAGGTGATCCAGACAGTCCGCGAGAAGTTCACCTGCCGGGCGTGCGAGACGATCACGCAGCCGCCCGCGCCCTTCCACGTCACGCCGCGCGGCTTCGCAGGGCCGAACCTGCTCGCCACCATCCTCTTCGAGAAGTTCGGGCAGCACCAGCCGCTGAACCGTCAGAGCGAGAGATACGCCCGGGAAGGCATCTACCTCTCCGTCTCGACGCTGGCCGACCAGGTCGGCGCGGCCACGGTGGCGCTGAAGCCGCTGCATGAGCTGATCGCCCGGCACGTCATGGCGGCGGAGCGCCTGCACGCCGACGACACCACGGTGCCGATCCTGGCCAAGGGCAAGACTGACACGGGCCGGATCTGGACCTATGTTCGTGACGATCGGCCCTTCGGCGGCGCCGATCCGCCTGCGGCCCTCTACTTCGCCTCGCGCGACAGGCGACAGGAGCACCCGGACGCGCATCTCGCGGGCTGGCGGGGCATCCTCCAGGCCGACGCCTATGGCGGCTACAACGGATTGTATGATCCCGCGCGTCCGGGCGGATCGGTCATGTCGGCGCTTTGCTGGTCACATGCCAGGAGAGGCTTCTTCGAACTCGCCGACATCGCCGCGAGCGCGAGGCGCGGGCCCGGCGCCGCGCCCGTGTCGCCGATCGCCTTGGAAGCGGTGAAGCGCATCGACACTCTCTTCGACATAGAACGCGGGATCAACGGCTTGAGCGCCGAGGAGCGTCGCCGCGTCCGGCAGGAGCAGAGCCGGCCGCTCGTCGAAGACCTGCACGCCTGGCTCGGCGAACAGCGCCTCAAGCTGTCCCGCTCGTCGTCAGTCGCTAAGCCGATCGATTACATGCTCAAACGCTGGGGCCGCTTCGCCCTCGTCCTCGACGACGGGCGCATCTGCCTGACGAACAATGCCGCCGAACGCAGCCTGCGCGGCTTTGCCCTCGGCAGGAAGGCATGGCTCTTCGCCGGCTCCGACCGCGGCGCAGAGCGCGCCGCCGCCATGGCGACGCTGATCACCACGGCGAAGCTCAACGGCGTCGACCCGCAGGCCTGGCTTGCCAACGTGCTCACCCGCATCGCGGGGTTACCCCAGCGCCGGCTCACGGAACTGCTGCCGTGGAGCTGGCAAACGGGCCGCGCCGATCACCGCGAAGCCGCCTGA
- a CDS encoding IS4 family transposase, with product MSGDTGAGAAGWHDDEVISAGLPDKRLARRFHRLLDQVSAAPGQPVPAACGDWAATKAAYRFFDNPRVTEHGMLAGHFAATAMRCASSPGPILILQDTTEFIYSRAQPGKIGFTKTINAGRYKAGQPNVVTLCGILMHSSLAITLSGTPLGLTAAKFWTRTKFKGTWTLKRHVNPTRVPIETKESYRWLENLRQSMALVGTPERCVHVADRESDIYELFCLAQDLGTRFLVRVQTNRLAAVPAGTEPQDGAHRVFAQLSAAPWAGRHCVAIGQDETACVHVKFAAIETLPPVGKQKRYSPQPLTYIHALEIDPPVDRPPIDWKLVTNLPVGDFTTAIEKLEWYSLRWKAEVFHKVMKSGCRAEKARLETAERLAKFLALIAMVSWRIFFLTMSAREKPEAEPETALTPTEIATLDAINAARSKPRILRRTLATYLLQIAMLGGYLARNHDPPPGNMVVWRGVTRLNDIGFGISIGTRRRCG from the coding sequence ATGAGCGGGGACACGGGAGCCGGCGCTGCAGGCTGGCATGACGATGAAGTCATTTCTGCAGGGCTGCCGGACAAACGACTGGCGCGCCGGTTTCACCGTCTGCTTGATCAAGTGTCGGCGGCACCTGGCCAACCCGTCCCGGCCGCTTGCGGCGACTGGGCGGCGACAAAAGCGGCCTATCGTTTCTTCGATAACCCGCGCGTCACCGAGCATGGGATGCTGGCCGGCCATTTTGCCGCGACCGCCATGCGCTGCGCGTCGAGCCCAGGACCAATCCTCATCCTGCAGGATACTACCGAGTTCATCTACAGCCGCGCGCAGCCGGGCAAAATCGGCTTCACCAAGACCATCAACGCCGGGCGTTATAAGGCGGGTCAGCCCAACGTGGTGACCTTGTGCGGTATACTCATGCATTCCAGCCTGGCTATAACCCTTAGCGGCACGCCGCTCGGGCTGACAGCAGCGAAGTTCTGGACACGCACGAAGTTCAAGGGGACCTGGACGCTTAAGCGGCATGTGAACCCCACCCGCGTGCCGATTGAGACGAAGGAAAGCTATCGCTGGCTGGAGAACCTGCGCCAGTCGATGGCGCTCGTGGGCACGCCGGAACGCTGCGTGCATGTGGCCGACCGTGAGAGCGACATCTACGAGCTCTTTTGCCTGGCGCAGGATCTCGGCACGCGCTTTCTGGTGCGGGTGCAGACTAATCGGTTGGCCGCCGTGCCCGCTGGCACAGAGCCGCAGGATGGCGCGCATCGGGTCTTCGCCCAGCTCTCGGCTGCGCCTTGGGCGGGACGCCATTGCGTCGCGATCGGACAGGACGAGACTGCGTGCGTGCACGTGAAGTTCGCCGCCATCGAGACCTTGCCGCCCGTCGGCAAGCAGAAGCGATATAGTCCTCAGCCTCTCACCTACATCCACGCCCTTGAGATCGACCCACCGGTGGACCGGCCGCCGATCGACTGGAAGCTGGTGACCAATCTCCCGGTCGGAGATTTCACCACCGCTATCGAGAAGCTCGAATGGTATTCCCTGCGCTGGAAGGCCGAGGTGTTCCACAAGGTGATGAAGTCTGGCTGCCGCGCTGAAAAGGCGAGGCTTGAGACCGCCGAGCGGCTGGCAAAATTCCTTGCCCTCATCGCGATGGTCAGTTGGCGCATCTTCTTCCTCACCATGTCCGCACGAGAAAAGCCCGAGGCTGAACCGGAGACAGCCCTCACCCCAACCGAAATCGCGACGCTTGATGCCATCAACGCGGCGCGGAGCAAGCCGCGCATCCTGCGCAGGACCCTCGCCACCTATCTGCTCCAAATCGCCATGCTCGGCGGCTACCTCGCACGAAACCACGATCCGCCACCTGGAAACATGGTCGTTTGGCGAGGCGTGACGCGCCTCAATGACATCGGCTTCGGCATCTCAATCGGAACACGCCGACGATGTGGGTAA
- a CDS encoding DUF1344 domain-containing protein, translated as MKKSVIATAMILAVATSTGAFAKATTGTITSVDKSGDAITLSDGQTFTLPEGIEAESLKVGEKVSVTYTTKAGKLAVSSIHQAK; from the coding sequence ATGAAGAAATCAGTCATAGCTACCGCAATGATCCTGGCAGTCGCCACCTCGACTGGGGCCTTTGCCAAGGCAACCACCGGTACGATCACCAGCGTCGACAAAAGTGGTGATGCGATCACGCTGTCCGACGGGCAGACCTTCACCCTTCCCGAAGGCATCGAGGCCGAGAGCTTGAAAGTCGGCGAAAAGGTGAGCGTCACCTACACAACAAAGGCCGGCAAGCTGGCGGTATCGAGCATTCATCAGGCCAAGTAG